Proteins encoded by one window of Carassius auratus strain Wakin chromosome 8, ASM336829v1, whole genome shotgun sequence:
- the LOC113107775 gene encoding semaphorin-3B-like isoform X1, with protein MMTMMMMMCCSLVLFGLIGISASSSGSSSSSPRMKLSYKDLQQFNGIKRFDLERSCCFGALLLDEERGRLFVGARNFLLSLSLDNISKQEQKIYWPAPVDWREECNWAGKDINTDCVNYVKVLHHYNRTHLYACGTGAFHPTCAYVEVGQKIEDHVFRIDPSVVEDGKGKSPYDPRHTSASVLIGDELYAGVATDLMGRDFTIFRSMGQRPSIRTEQHDSRWLNEPKFIAAYGVPESENPDDDKVFFFFRETAVEAQGFGKVTYSRIGQLCRNDMGGQRSLVNKWTTFLKARLVCSVPGNDGTETHFDELRDVFLLQTRDRKNPLIYTVFTTSSSVFQGSAVCLYTMNDIRRAFLGPFAHKEGPNYQWVPFQGKVPYPRPGMCPSKTFGSFESTKGFPDNVIQFARHHPLMFNPVTPLGGRPLFLRTGIPYTFTQITVDRVNAADGHYDVMFIGTDVGTVLKVISVPKGSWSNTELLLEELQVFKDSSSVISMQISSKRQQLYVGSDTGVVQVPLHRCSMYGKACAECCLARDPYCAWDGHTCTRYLPNTKRRFRRQDVRNGDPNALCSGDHQKQRVLEKRLYAVDGSSSFLECIPKSLQAQITWTYQRHPENPREEVRLDDRVLQTERGLLLRRAVRRDSGVYQCHAMEHGFTQTLLAITLEILPLAGSAPSAPIPRSPAQSHANHGQSTNQKLWYRDFMQLVDHPNLNTVDQICEQVWSRRHSLSGKSTPDPANEAPVHDPLHSKKWKHLKEVRKGRNRRTHDGRPAPEHRGARESSEG; from the exons atgatgacgatgatgatgatgatgtgctgCTCGCTGGTCCTGTTTGGGCTGATTGGCATCAGTGCTTCATCCAGCGGAAGTTCATCTTCCTCACCCCGGATGAAGCTGTCTTATAAAG ATCTCCAGCAGTTTAATGGCATTAAACGGTTTGACTTGGAGCGTTCGTGTTGTTTCGGAGCTCTCCTATTGGACGAGGAGAGGGGGCGGCTGTTTGTTGGAGCTCGCAATTTCCTGTTATCTCTCAGTCTCGACAACATCAGCAAACAGGAACAGAAG ATCTACTGGCCAGCACCTGTTGATTGGAGAGAAGAGTGCAACTGGGCCGGGAAAGACATCAAC aCGGACTGCGTTAACTATGTGAAAGTGCTACACCACTACAATCGGACTCACCTGTACGCCTGTGGGACAGGGGCTTTCCACCCCACCTGTGCTTATGTGGAGGTGGGACAGAAGATCGAg gATCATGTGTTTAGAATCGACCCCTCTGTGGTAGAAGATGGAAAAGGAAAGAGTCCATACGACCCACGCCACACATCAGCATCTGTTCTAATTG GTGATGAGCTTTATGCAGGGGTGGCCACTGATTTGATGGGACGGGACTTTACAATCTTTCGCAGCATGGGACAAAGGCCCTCCATACGAACAGAACAGCATGATTCTCGCTGGCTTAATG AGCCCAAGTTTATTGCGGCATATGGTGTTCCGGAGAGTGAGAATCCTGACGATGATaaagtcttcttcttcttcagagaAACTGCTGTAGAAGCTCAGGGATTTGGGAAAGTTACATATTCCCGGATTGGTCAGCTCTGCAGG aatgATATGGGAGGACAGCGCAGTCTAGTAAATAAGTGGACGACATTTCTAAAGGCTCGTCTTGTGTGTTCTGTACCAGGCAATGATGGCACTGAAACACATTTTGATGAACTTA GGGATGTGTTCCTGCTGCAGACCCGTGACCGAAAGAACCCGCTGATCTACACCGTCTTCACCACCTCAAG TAGCGTATTTCAAGGTTCTGCAGTGTGTCTCTACACCATGAATGACATTCGTCGGGCATTTTTAGGACCTTTTGCCCACAAAGAGGGACCCAATTATCAGTGGGTTCCATTCCAGGGTAAAGTGCCCTACCCACGGCCAGGCATG TGTCCCAGTAAAACGTTTGGGAGTTTTGAGTCCACTAAAGGTTTCCCTGATAATGTAATCCAGTTTGCAAGGCACCATCCATTAATGTTTAATCCAGTCACTCCACTGGGAGGCAGGCCACTGTTCCTGCGTACTGGAATCCCATACACCTTCACTCAGATTACTGTAGACCGCGTCAATGCCGCTGATGGACACTACGATGTAATGTTCATCGGAACAG aTGTCGGCACAGTGCTGAAGGTGATCTCTGTGCCCAAAGGAAGCTGGAGTAACACAGAGCTTCTGCTAGAAGAGCTTCAGGTCTTTAAG GATTCTTCATCTGTTATCAGTATGCAGATTTCCTCTAAACGG cAACAGCTGTATGTTGGCTCAGACACAGGTGTTGTCCAGGTGCCTCTGCACCGCTGCAGTATGTACGGTAAAGCTTGTGCCGAGTGCTGTCTGGCTCGAGATCCGTACTGCGCCTGGGACGGACACACCTGCACACGCTACCTGCCAAACACAAAACG GAGGTTCCGGCGTCAGGATGTGAGGAATGGGGATCCTAATGCACTCTGCTCAGGAG ACCATCAGAAGCAGCGTGTCCTGGAGAAGAGGCTGTATGCTGTGGATGGAAGCAGCTCCTTCCTGGAATGCATCCCGAAATCACTACAGGCCCAGATTACATGGACCTATCAGAGGCACCCAGAAAACCCACGGGAGGAG GTTCGTCTAGATGACCGTGTTTTGCAGACCGAGCGAGGCCTGTTGCTAAGGCGAGCGGTGCGTAGAGACAGTGGTGTGTATCAGTGTCACGCGATGGAACATGGATTCACCCAAACCCTCCTCGCGATCACACTGGAGATTTTGCCTTTGGCTGGCTCCGCCCCTTCAGCTCCTATCCCTCGCAGCCCTGCCCAATCCCACGCCAATCACGGGCAGTCAACGAATCAAAAGCTGTGGTACAGAGACTTCATGCAGTTGGTGGATCATCCAAACTTAAACACAGTCGACCAGATCTGCGAACAAGTTTGGTCACGCAGGCACAGCCTATCAGGGAAGAGCACTCCAGATCCAGCCAATGAGGCGCCGGTTCACGACCCACTGCACTCTAAAAAGTGGAAGCACCTGAAGGAAGTGAGGAAAGGGCGAAACCGCAGAACGCATGATGGGAGGCCCGCCCCAGAGCACCGCGGAGCGCGGGAGAGTAGCGAGGGATGA
- the LOC113107775 gene encoding semaphorin-3B-like isoform X2 — translation MMTMMMMMCCSLVLFGLIGISASSSGSSSSSPRMKLSYKDLQQFNGIKRFDLERSCCFGALLLDEERGRLFVGARNFLLSLSLDNISKQEQKIYWPAPVDWREECNWAGKDINTDCVNYVKVLHHYNRTHLYACGTGAFHPTCAYVEVGQKIEDHVFRIDPSVVEDGKGKSPYDPRHTSASVLIGDELYAGVATDLMGRDFTIFRSMGQRPSIRTEQHDSRWLNEPKFIAAYGVPESENPDDDKVFFFFRETAVEAQGFGKVTYSRIGQLCRNDMGGQRSLVNKWTTFLKARLVCSVPGNDGTETHFDELRDVFLLQTRDRKNPLIYTVFTTSSVFQGSAVCLYTMNDIRRAFLGPFAHKEGPNYQWVPFQGKVPYPRPGMCPSKTFGSFESTKGFPDNVIQFARHHPLMFNPVTPLGGRPLFLRTGIPYTFTQITVDRVNAADGHYDVMFIGTDVGTVLKVISVPKGSWSNTELLLEELQVFKDSSSVISMQISSKRQQLYVGSDTGVVQVPLHRCSMYGKACAECCLARDPYCAWDGHTCTRYLPNTKRRFRRQDVRNGDPNALCSGDHQKQRVLEKRLYAVDGSSSFLECIPKSLQAQITWTYQRHPENPREEVRLDDRVLQTERGLLLRRAVRRDSGVYQCHAMEHGFTQTLLAITLEILPLAGSAPSAPIPRSPAQSHANHGQSTNQKLWYRDFMQLVDHPNLNTVDQICEQVWSRRHSLSGKSTPDPANEAPVHDPLHSKKWKHLKEVRKGRNRRTHDGRPAPEHRGARESSEG, via the exons atgatgacgatgatgatgatgatgtgctgCTCGCTGGTCCTGTTTGGGCTGATTGGCATCAGTGCTTCATCCAGCGGAAGTTCATCTTCCTCACCCCGGATGAAGCTGTCTTATAAAG ATCTCCAGCAGTTTAATGGCATTAAACGGTTTGACTTGGAGCGTTCGTGTTGTTTCGGAGCTCTCCTATTGGACGAGGAGAGGGGGCGGCTGTTTGTTGGAGCTCGCAATTTCCTGTTATCTCTCAGTCTCGACAACATCAGCAAACAGGAACAGAAG ATCTACTGGCCAGCACCTGTTGATTGGAGAGAAGAGTGCAACTGGGCCGGGAAAGACATCAAC aCGGACTGCGTTAACTATGTGAAAGTGCTACACCACTACAATCGGACTCACCTGTACGCCTGTGGGACAGGGGCTTTCCACCCCACCTGTGCTTATGTGGAGGTGGGACAGAAGATCGAg gATCATGTGTTTAGAATCGACCCCTCTGTGGTAGAAGATGGAAAAGGAAAGAGTCCATACGACCCACGCCACACATCAGCATCTGTTCTAATTG GTGATGAGCTTTATGCAGGGGTGGCCACTGATTTGATGGGACGGGACTTTACAATCTTTCGCAGCATGGGACAAAGGCCCTCCATACGAACAGAACAGCATGATTCTCGCTGGCTTAATG AGCCCAAGTTTATTGCGGCATATGGTGTTCCGGAGAGTGAGAATCCTGACGATGATaaagtcttcttcttcttcagagaAACTGCTGTAGAAGCTCAGGGATTTGGGAAAGTTACATATTCCCGGATTGGTCAGCTCTGCAGG aatgATATGGGAGGACAGCGCAGTCTAGTAAATAAGTGGACGACATTTCTAAAGGCTCGTCTTGTGTGTTCTGTACCAGGCAATGATGGCACTGAAACACATTTTGATGAACTTA GGGATGTGTTCCTGCTGCAGACCCGTGACCGAAAGAACCCGCTGATCTACACCGTCTTCACCACCTCAAG CGTATTTCAAGGTTCTGCAGTGTGTCTCTACACCATGAATGACATTCGTCGGGCATTTTTAGGACCTTTTGCCCACAAAGAGGGACCCAATTATCAGTGGGTTCCATTCCAGGGTAAAGTGCCCTACCCACGGCCAGGCATG TGTCCCAGTAAAACGTTTGGGAGTTTTGAGTCCACTAAAGGTTTCCCTGATAATGTAATCCAGTTTGCAAGGCACCATCCATTAATGTTTAATCCAGTCACTCCACTGGGAGGCAGGCCACTGTTCCTGCGTACTGGAATCCCATACACCTTCACTCAGATTACTGTAGACCGCGTCAATGCCGCTGATGGACACTACGATGTAATGTTCATCGGAACAG aTGTCGGCACAGTGCTGAAGGTGATCTCTGTGCCCAAAGGAAGCTGGAGTAACACAGAGCTTCTGCTAGAAGAGCTTCAGGTCTTTAAG GATTCTTCATCTGTTATCAGTATGCAGATTTCCTCTAAACGG cAACAGCTGTATGTTGGCTCAGACACAGGTGTTGTCCAGGTGCCTCTGCACCGCTGCAGTATGTACGGTAAAGCTTGTGCCGAGTGCTGTCTGGCTCGAGATCCGTACTGCGCCTGGGACGGACACACCTGCACACGCTACCTGCCAAACACAAAACG GAGGTTCCGGCGTCAGGATGTGAGGAATGGGGATCCTAATGCACTCTGCTCAGGAG ACCATCAGAAGCAGCGTGTCCTGGAGAAGAGGCTGTATGCTGTGGATGGAAGCAGCTCCTTCCTGGAATGCATCCCGAAATCACTACAGGCCCAGATTACATGGACCTATCAGAGGCACCCAGAAAACCCACGGGAGGAG GTTCGTCTAGATGACCGTGTTTTGCAGACCGAGCGAGGCCTGTTGCTAAGGCGAGCGGTGCGTAGAGACAGTGGTGTGTATCAGTGTCACGCGATGGAACATGGATTCACCCAAACCCTCCTCGCGATCACACTGGAGATTTTGCCTTTGGCTGGCTCCGCCCCTTCAGCTCCTATCCCTCGCAGCCCTGCCCAATCCCACGCCAATCACGGGCAGTCAACGAATCAAAAGCTGTGGTACAGAGACTTCATGCAGTTGGTGGATCATCCAAACTTAAACACAGTCGACCAGATCTGCGAACAAGTTTGGTCACGCAGGCACAGCCTATCAGGGAAGAGCACTCCAGATCCAGCCAATGAGGCGCCGGTTCACGACCCACTGCACTCTAAAAAGTGGAAGCACCTGAAGGAAGTGAGGAAAGGGCGAAACCGCAGAACGCATGATGGGAGGCCCGCCCCAGAGCACCGCGGAGCGCGGGAGAGTAGCGAGGGATGA